From a region of the Leptospira kmetyi serovar Malaysia str. Bejo-Iso9 genome:
- a CDS encoding M23 family metallopeptidase: MKRKTGYILAGLLVLVLFFSIKSFANTNLEEIKLDNQYLQTYRGLEGIWIVPNRVKESVGDLVHNFGTTEHEIKRVNGIPDNERIPVNEPVFFPYNDNFTRSLLLEDKGREILRTDQREFIWPISFKHSFVTSRLGRRWNAMHSGVDIACPTGSIVIAAADGIVLESKKDGGYGNKVLLSHPGINGINTLYAHNSLLYVKEGDKVKKGQIIALSGNTGHTTGPHLHFEVRYQNVVLNPEHYLPVFQSSSEARVAIARETIEQ, encoded by the coding sequence ATGAAAAGAAAAACTGGCTACATTCTGGCGGGATTGCTTGTTCTCGTTCTATTTTTCAGCATTAAATCCTTTGCCAACACCAATCTCGAAGAAATCAAACTCGATAACCAATATCTTCAGACTTACAGAGGTCTGGAAGGAATTTGGATCGTTCCGAACCGCGTTAAGGAATCCGTAGGCGATCTCGTTCATAACTTCGGAACCACGGAACACGAGATCAAACGGGTCAACGGGATCCCGGACAACGAAAGAATTCCCGTAAACGAACCCGTATTCTTCCCTTACAACGATAACTTTACGAGAAGCCTTCTTCTCGAAGACAAAGGACGCGAAATTCTCCGCACCGATCAAAGAGAATTCATTTGGCCGATCAGCTTTAAACATTCTTTCGTGACTTCCCGTTTGGGAAGAAGATGGAACGCGATGCATTCCGGCGTGGACATCGCTTGTCCGACCGGTTCGATCGTGATCGCGGCGGCGGACGGAATCGTTTTAGAATCTAAAAAAGACGGCGGCTACGGAAACAAGGTCCTTCTTTCTCATCCGGGAATCAACGGAATCAATACTCTTTACGCTCACAATTCTCTTCTTTACGTAAAAGAAGGGGACAAGGTGAAGAAAGGGCAGATTATCGCGCTTTCCGGTAACACGGGACATACGACCGGTCCTCATTTGCACTTCGAAGTTCGTTATCAGAATGTCGTATTAAATCCGGAACACTATCTTCCGGTTTTTCAATCTTCTTCCGAGGCTCGTGTGGCGATCGCCCGGGAGACAATCGAACAGTAA
- a CDS encoding MarR family winged helix-turn-helix transcriptional regulator: MKPKSIFTESKAEESTGFLFWQITNLWQKRIRENLLALDLTHVQFVLLASLAWFEEASQKATQVRLAEHAKTDVMMTSKVLRSLEAKKLLTRQPDPEDSRANCLFLTSEGKELVGKAVHIVESTDKLFFSILQDEKNFRSSLLDLRQKNA; the protein is encoded by the coding sequence ATGAAACCGAAATCCATATTCACAGAATCCAAGGCGGAAGAAAGCACAGGATTTCTCTTTTGGCAGATCACCAATCTATGGCAAAAGAGAATTCGGGAGAATCTATTGGCCTTGGACCTAACACACGTTCAATTTGTGTTGTTGGCGAGTCTGGCTTGGTTCGAAGAGGCATCACAAAAGGCGACTCAGGTTCGCCTCGCCGAACACGCCAAAACGGACGTGATGATGACCTCCAAGGTTTTGAGAAGTCTCGAAGCCAAAAAACTCCTGACAAGACAACCCGACCCCGAAGATTCCAGAGCGAACTGTCTTTTTCTGACCTCGGAAGGAAAAGAACTCGTAGGTAAGGCGGTTCATATCGTGGAATCCACGGACAAACTTTTTTTCTCCATTCTTCAGGACGAAAAAAACTTCAGAAGTTCCCTATTGGATTTAAGACAGAAGAATGCCTGA
- a CDS encoding RluA family pseudouridine synthase — protein MPEKHSNIRIFYETDSYLIAEKPPGIPVHATKDSKRENFTDRLQAQLSLEYLRTVNRLDLDTSGLVFFCKDPDKNKEADAIIKASEKIYLCVCSGIVEEKHFTETCYIKDGNKKVRKVFSGGDKAITEFITLKNEKRDGYSVLLAKLHTGRRHQIRFHLSEKGHPILGDLVYGASIENKRTPHAKRSLLHALEISFRTQDEKEERIFCPPPSDFQKFLDGIVLDSSVFSKFSVK, from the coding sequence ATGCCTGAAAAACATTCGAATATTAGAATATTCTACGAAACCGATTCTTATCTGATCGCGGAAAAACCTCCCGGAATTCCCGTACACGCGACCAAGGATTCCAAACGGGAGAATTTCACCGATCGTCTTCAAGCGCAACTTTCCCTCGAATACTTAAGAACCGTAAACCGTTTGGATCTGGATACGAGCGGTCTCGTTTTTTTCTGCAAGGATCCGGATAAGAACAAGGAAGCCGACGCGATTATCAAGGCCTCCGAAAAAATTTATCTCTGCGTATGTTCCGGCATCGTCGAGGAAAAACACTTTACGGAAACCTGTTATATCAAGGACGGAAATAAAAAAGTCAGAAAGGTTTTTTCGGGCGGAGACAAGGCAATCACCGAATTCATCACTCTCAAAAACGAAAAACGGGACGGATATTCCGTTCTTCTCGCCAAACTTCATACGGGAAGAAGACATCAGATCCGATTTCATCTGAGCGAAAAAGGTCATCCGATTTTGGGGGACCTCGTCTACGGAGCTTCGATCGAAAACAAAAGAACACCCCATGCGAAACGTTCCCTCTTACACGCGTTAGAGATTTCCTTTCGGACGCAGGATGAAAAAGAGGAAAGAATTTTTTGCCCTCCTCCTTCCGACTTTCAAAAATTCCTAGACGGGATCGTTTTGGATTCTTCCGTTTTTTCAAAATTCTCCGTAAAATAG
- a CDS encoding HAD family hydrolase has translation MSITRDFWNPPIYEILSRKEPGKAAFDFDNTLVRNDFGEAVMELFLSEGVPAYKGDLSEFFPRENVEEILEIRFRDSSRFRSLVLSEYESIQSKSGLEASYRWSSWIFSGHSPEELKKISKQVWNDHASDPGSHSVKIYKPMKELVDHLLSGGWDVWIVTASPQEIIASVSPLFGIPEERVLGMNLLLENGIHSSKIVEPFTYGTGKVERLKAATGAFADLAFGDSINDFPLLESAKGAGIFLDRGKGVVPPKSTKIQSIGEWAVLDRISV, from the coding sequence GTGTCGATTACGCGGGATTTTTGGAATCCGCCTATCTATGAAATTCTTTCCCGGAAGGAACCCGGGAAAGCAGCATTCGATTTTGATAATACTCTTGTAAGAAACGATTTCGGCGAAGCCGTGATGGAACTTTTTCTTTCCGAAGGAGTTCCCGCTTACAAAGGCGATCTTTCCGAATTTTTTCCAAGGGAGAATGTCGAGGAAATCTTAGAGATCCGTTTTCGAGATTCTTCCCGGTTTCGTTCTTTGGTTCTTTCCGAATACGAATCGATCCAATCCAAGTCCGGACTTGAGGCTTCGTATCGCTGGAGCTCTTGGATTTTTTCGGGACATTCTCCGGAAGAATTGAAAAAAATCTCCAAACAGGTTTGGAACGATCACGCTTCCGATCCGGGTTCTCATTCCGTAAAAATTTACAAACCGATGAAGGAACTCGTGGATCATCTTCTTTCCGGAGGTTGGGACGTTTGGATCGTAACCGCTTCTCCTCAGGAGATCATCGCGTCCGTTTCTCCTTTGTTCGGAATTCCGGAAGAACGCGTTTTGGGTATGAATCTTCTTTTGGAAAACGGAATTCATTCTTCGAAGATCGTCGAACCGTTCACCTACGGAACGGGAAAGGTGGAAAGGCTCAAGGCCGCGACGGGTGCGTTTGCGGATCTTGCGTTTGGGGATTCGATCAACGATTTTCCTTTGCTCGAATCGGCTAAAGGAGCGGGAATCTTTTTGGATCGAGGCAAGGGAGTCGTTCCTCCGAAGTCGACCAAGATTCAATCCATCGGAGAATGGGCCGTTTTGGATCGCATTTCCGTTTAA
- the rsmI gene encoding 16S rRNA (cytidine(1402)-2'-O)-methyltransferase: MKSYEKGTLVLVSVSLGNPGDMTFRAKELLERSDLVIGEESRTTSTLLKSFSIVKEFLLCNEHTTSEEIVSLGETVMNSNLTVLISDAGTPGIEDPGRELVQEVLRRGGRVQSAPGAIAFGAALSISGFKISPFTFCGFFSRESADRKKELERYLKPGHTIVFYETPYRYKAVLHDLDAVLKETADERQIFLCLDLTLESEFQFRGKLGELLKIADNLPKGNPVIVVSQRRGKSQLKSHSKEEKKSTRFFSKDRKKPNSKSFGKGDSKNSSKGFPGEK, translated from the coding sequence ATGAAATCTTACGAAAAAGGAACGCTCGTATTAGTCTCGGTTTCCCTGGGAAATCCCGGAGATATGACCTTCCGGGCTAAGGAACTTTTGGAACGTTCCGATTTGGTCATCGGGGAAGAATCCAGAACGACTTCCACTCTTCTTAAATCTTTTTCCATCGTAAAAGAATTTCTACTTTGTAACGAACATACTACCTCCGAAGAAATCGTAAGTCTCGGTGAAACCGTGATGAATTCGAATCTTACGGTTTTGATTTCCGACGCGGGAACTCCCGGTATCGAAGATCCGGGCCGAGAACTCGTTCAGGAAGTTTTGAGAAGGGGCGGTCGCGTTCAAAGCGCTCCCGGAGCGATCGCGTTCGGAGCGGCTTTGAGTATTTCCGGTTTTAAGATTTCTCCGTTTACGTTTTGCGGTTTTTTTTCCCGAGAATCCGCGGATCGTAAAAAGGAATTGGAACGTTATCTGAAACCGGGTCATACGATCGTGTTTTACGAAACGCCTTATCGGTATAAGGCGGTGCTTCACGATCTCGACGCGGTTCTCAAGGAAACCGCAGACGAACGCCAGATTTTTCTTTGTCTGGATTTGACTCTGGAATCCGAGTTCCAATTTCGCGGAAAACTAGGGGAACTTTTGAAAATCGCGGACAACCTTCCGAAAGGAAATCCGGTGATCGTGGTTTCTCAGAGAAGGGGAAAATCGCAGTTGAAATCTCATTCTAAGGAAGAGAAAAAATCGACGAGGTTTTTCTCGAAGGATCGTAAAAAACCGAATTCAAAATCGTTCGGAAAGGGCGATTCAAAAAATTCTTCGAAAGGTTTTCCGGGAGAAAAATAA